TAGCGGCGCTGGAAGAGTTCTCACGACGCCTGCGTTGCTATCGCATGGCGTAGATGTGTGGTGGGGTGCCATCATTGGTGCCCTTCCAAAGCCATGTAATGACGCTCGCTAAATGAAACGCCGACTGGTGGTATTACATGCGCCAGCCAATAAAAAAGCCCGCATAAGCGGGCTTTTTTATTGGGAACCGGGGCCGAATTACTTCAGCTTGGTTTCCTTGTACATCACATGCTTGCGAGCGACAGGATCAAACTTCTTGATTTCCATCTTTTCAGGCATGGTGCGCTTGTTCTTGGTCGTGGTGTAAAAGTGACCAGTACCAGCGCTAGATTCCAGTTTGATTTTTTCACGCATGATGAATCCTTAGATTTTTTCGCCGCTGGCGCGCAGATCGGCCAGAACGGCATCAATGCCGTTCTTGTCGATCGTACGCAAGGCTGCGTTGGTGATACGTAAGCTAACCCAGCGGTTTTCGCTTTCAACCCAGAACTTGCGGTTTTGCAAGTTAGGCAAGAAACGACGCTTGGTCTTGTTATTTGCGTGGGAAACGTTATTCCCAACCATCGGCTTTTTGCCGGTTACCTGACATACGCGTGCCATGGCGGACTCCGAAATTCGAAAAGACCGCATTTATACCATGAAACGAAGCGGCAATTCAAGTTAAATTGCTAGTTTTTAATGTTTTCCGGTACTGCCGAAGCCACCTTCGCCACGTTCACTTGTGGTGAAGTCCTGCACGATATTAAAGCTGGCTTGTATGACAGGCACGATCACCAGTTGGGCGATGCGCTCCATCGGGTTCAGCAGAAAAGCTTCCTTGCCACGGTTCCAGCAGGAGACAAGTAGCTGGCCCTGATAATCCGAATCGATGAGTCCGACCAGATTACCCAGCACGATGCCATGTTTATGACCGAGGCCCGAGCGTGGCAGGATCATGGCCGCATATCCCGGGTCAGCCAGATGGATCGCCATGCCGGTGGGTATCAAGGTGGTCTCGCCTGGATGCAGGGTTTGGGTATGCTCAATACACGCCCGCAAATCCAGCCCGGCAGAACCCGGGGTGGCATAGCCTGGCATCATGTGATGCAATCGATCATCAAGGATTTTCAAGTCAACTTGTAAGCTCATTCAGGGATACTCGCGTCATAAGTGGTTGAAGGAGGCAGCATGCCGGCCATATGTTGCAACAGCATGTGCGCCAGCATGGTTTTGGAGCCAGGAGGAAGCGGATGTTCACCATGATCATCTATCAGCACGATACGGCTATCGTCGCCCCCCATGGCTTCACTGACCAGGTTGGCCGCCAGCAAGGGGACATTTTTCTGCAGCCGTTTTTTGCGCGCATGTTCCAGCAACTGATCGCTCTCGGCAGCAAAGCCGACACAGAATGGCCGGTCAGGCAGGCTGCTCACCGCGGCCAGGATATCCGGATTACGCACCAATTCGAGCTGCAGGGTATCAGCATGTTTCTTGATCTTCTGGTTTTGCATTTCTCGCGGGCGATAGTCGGCAACGGCGGCCACCGCAATAAAGACATCCTGCCCACGCACTTCCGCCATCACGGCGTCATGCATTTGCTGGGCGCTGGTGACTTGAATGGTGGTGCAGTGCCTTGGTGCCGCCAGGGCTGTAGGCCCGCTGATCAGGGTAACATCCGCACCCATCTCAATGGCCGCCTGGGCAATCGCATAGCCCATTTTGCCAGAGCTGAAATTGGTAATGCCACGCACCGGATCAATAGCTTCGATGGTGGGCCCCGCCGTGACAAGAATACGTTTGCCTGCCAGCAAGTTGCTTGGGCATGTAACTTGCAGCGCATCCACTATGGATTGCGGTTCCAGCATGCGGCCCAGGCCGGTTTCGCCGCACGCCTGTTCGCCGCTATCGGGGCCAATCAGGCGTACGCCGTCTTGTTGCAGTTGTGCGACATTGCGCTGGGTCGCCGGATGTTCCCACATCTGGCGGTTCATGGCCGGGGCTACGATCAAGGGACAATCGCGTGCCAGACACAAGGTGGAAAGCAGGTCATCGGCAGCACCATGCACCAGTTTTGCCATGAAGTCAGCACTGGCAGGGGCGACCAGAATGGCATCCGCCTGGCGTGAAAGCTCGATGTGCGGCATGCCATTAGCAATGCGCTCATCCCACAAGTCGGTGTATACCGGGCGACCAGATAGAGCTTGCATGGTCAGTGGGGTGATAAAGCGCGTGGCTGCCGACGTCATTACCACGTCTACCTGTATGCCTTGCTTGACCAGCAGGCGCACCAGTTCGGCGGTTTTATAGGCGGCAATTCCGCCCGTCATGCCGACAACCAGATGTTGAATTGGACGAGTCATGATAAATTCTTGAATTAGTGGGCTCATTTTAATACAAATTACGGCAGCGCCAGTCTGCCGATTGCACGATTTAAACGGGGATGCAGGGTATGTGGCGAAAACTCAGGATATTTGTATTGCTGTTTGTGTTGGTGACCGTGGCCCAGCAAGCATGGCTGAAAAACGGGCAGCCGGACTGGCACCGCACGTTGTATGTCACGCTATACCCGGTGAATGCCGACCTAAGTGAAGCCTCCAATGTGGCAATCCGCCGGCTGAATCAGGCACAACTGACGCAAATTGAAGAATATTTTGCCGAGCAGGGCAAACGATACCATCTCGCGCAGGCACAGCCATTTGCCGTGCACCTTGGGCCTGTGGTTGCGGATATTCCACCGCCCCCGCCGCGCAATGCGGGCATGCTGTCTACCATGACCTGGAGCCTGCATTTTCGCTGGTGGACCTGGCGACATAGTCCGCCCACGCCGATAAAAGCCGATATTCGCCTTTATCTGCTCTATTTTGATGTGGCGGGTCATCCCACCTTGCCGCATTCCACCGCCCTCAGCAAAGGCCGTGTCGGGCTGGTGAACGTATATGCCGATCCCGGACAAACCGCGCAGAATAATGTGGTGATTGCCCATGAGCTGCTGCACACCGTGGGTGCCCGCGACAAATATGATCTGACGACTACACAACCGCATTACCCAGAGGGATACGCCGAGCCGGACCGGCAGCCCTTGTATCCGCAACGCTTCGCTGAACTCATGGCTGGACGCATTCCAGACAGCCAGCATGGCGCGCATATTCCGGCAAATCTGTCACAGACGTTGGTGGGGGACCTCACAGCCAGGGAAATCGGATGGCAACCATGAGGAAACATAACGTATGGCAATTATCGATTGGCCGGAAGGGGAGCGCCCGCGCGAAAAGCTGCTGACGCAGGGTAGTAGCGCATTGTCAGATGCTGAATTGCTGGCGATTTTTTTACGCGTAGGCGTGACTGGCAAAAGCGCCGTCGATCTGGCGCGCGAGCTATTGCAGGTGTTTGGCAGCCTGAATGGTATTTTTGCCGCCAGCCTGGAACAGATTTCCCGGATCAAGGGCATGGGCAGCAGCAAGTATGTGCAGCTGCAGGCGATTTTTGAGATGAGCCGGCGTGCGCTCACTGAAGAAATGCAGGCGCGCGATGTCATGAACTCGCCGCAACAGGTGCGCGATTTTCTCAGCCTCAAGCTGGGAGGGCTGCCGCGCGAAGTGTTTCTGGTGATATTTCTGGATGCGCAAAACCGCGTACTGGCACATGAGGAGATGTTTGCGGGTACGCTGACACAGACCAGCGTGC
Above is a window of Methylovorus glucosotrophus DNA encoding:
- the rpmG gene encoding 50S ribosomal protein L33; translated protein: MREKIKLESSAGTGHFYTTTKNKRTMPEKMEIKKFDPVARKHVMYKETKLK
- the rpmB gene encoding 50S ribosomal protein L28, which gives rise to MARVCQVTGKKPMVGNNVSHANNKTKRRFLPNLQNRKFWVESENRWVSLRITNAALRTIDKNGIDAVLADLRASGEKI
- the dut gene encoding dUTP diphosphatase gives rise to the protein MSLQVDLKILDDRLHHMMPGYATPGSAGLDLRACIEHTQTLHPGETTLIPTGMAIHLADPGYAAMILPRSGLGHKHGIVLGNLVGLIDSDYQGQLLVSCWNRGKEAFLLNPMERIAQLVIVPVIQASFNIVQDFTTSERGEGGFGSTGKH
- the coaBC gene encoding bifunctional phosphopantothenoylcysteine decarboxylase/phosphopantothenate--cysteine ligase CoaBC, which codes for MTRPIQHLVVGMTGGIAAYKTAELVRLLVKQGIQVDVVMTSAATRFITPLTMQALSGRPVYTDLWDERIANGMPHIELSRQADAILVAPASADFMAKLVHGAADDLLSTLCLARDCPLIVAPAMNRQMWEHPATQRNVAQLQQDGVRLIGPDSGEQACGETGLGRMLEPQSIVDALQVTCPSNLLAGKRILVTAGPTIEAIDPVRGITNFSSGKMGYAIAQAAIEMGADVTLISGPTALAAPRHCTTIQVTSAQQMHDAVMAEVRGQDVFIAVAAVADYRPREMQNQKIKKHADTLQLELVRNPDILAAVSSLPDRPFCVGFAAESDQLLEHARKKRLQKNVPLLAANLVSEAMGGDDSRIVLIDDHGEHPLPPGSKTMLAHMLLQHMAGMLPPSTTYDASIPE
- the radC gene encoding RadC family protein yields the protein MAIIDWPEGERPREKLLTQGSSALSDAELLAIFLRVGVTGKSAVDLARELLQVFGSLNGIFAASLEQISRIKGMGSSKYVQLQAIFEMSRRALTEEMQARDVMNSPQQVRDFLSLKLGGLPREVFLVIFLDAQNRVLAHEEMFAGTLTQTSVHPREIVKRALYYNAGAVILAHNHPSGVAEPSRADEMITAQLKTALDLVDVRVLDHFVVAGNTTLSFAERGLL